The nucleotide sequence TCGGAGTAGAAGGCCACCGTCCGATCCAGGTCGGCGACGGTCAACACAAGGTGGTCGATGCGGTCGACACGCATTTGCGTTTCCCACCCCGGCACAGTGCTCGCGGTCCTCGATGTGATCAGCTGGTAGCAAATCACGAGCGAGGGGACCGGCGTGAACCGCCTGCACCGTTACATCTGCGCCAGCGAGAAGTGGCGGACCAAGATGACCGGGCAGGTGCTGCCCTGGGCGCTGGGCGGCGTCGACCTCGGCGGCAACCTGCTCGAGGTCGGGCCCGGCCCCGGCATCACCACCGAGACGCTGCGCACCAAAGTCGAGCGAATGACCGCGGTGGAGATCGACCCGACGCTGGCCGCCTCGCTGCACTCGCGCATGGCCAACACCAATGTGACGGTGCTGCACATGGACGCCACGGAACTGCCCCGGCCGAGCCGGCCGTTCGACAGCGCCGCGTGCTTCACCATGCTGCACCACGTACCCAGCCCGGCCGCGCAGGATGCGTTGTTCGCCCGCATCGCTGCTGTGCTCAAGCCCGGCGGTGTATTCGTCGGCATCGACTCGCTGCCCTCGTTACGGTTCCGGCTGGCACACCTCAACGACACCATGACGCTGGTCGACCCCGATGGCTTGCCGGCGCGGCTGACCGCGGCCGGGTTCACCGACGTACAGGTGGAACAGACGCCCGGTCGGTTCCGATTCACTGCCCGCGCTGGGAACTGACGCGGCGTCAGATGTCAAGCGTCCACCAGCGCGGTACGCAAAGCGTCCAGTGACTCGGGTCGCACACCGTGGGCCAACAAGTAGCTTCGGGCGTCGGCGTGCGTCTCGCGCATCGCGTCCAGACTCGCCTGCATCACGTGCGGCGGGCTACCCATGAGCATCTGGGCGCGCTCGTCGGAGAGCCCCATGCTCGCGGCCTTGGCCAACATCCGCTCCCGGTCCTCCGGGGTGATCAATTGTTCGGTCCGCGCGTAGTCCTCGGCGACAACGTCATCGGGCACGCCGAGCGCGGAGAGCAGGATGCCGATGACCAGGCCGGTGCGGTCCTTACCCGCCGAGCAGTGCACCAGGCCGGGCAACGCGCCCGGCGCGGCGAGCATCTCGACCGCCGCCGCGATCTCCGCCGCGCAGACGGTGAGAATCTGCCCGTAGAGCGCTTCCAACGATTCGGCCTGCCACGCCCCGATGCGTTCGATGTAGATCGGGTTGCGGTGCGCGGTGAGCGAGGCGTCCTCGTCCAATTGCGGGGCGACGAGTTCGTCCGGGTCGCGCAGGTCGACGACCGTGCGCAGCCCGAGCGCGAGCATCTCCGCCTCGGTGTGCGG is from Sporichthyaceae bacterium and encodes:
- a CDS encoding class I SAM-dependent methyltransferase, translating into MNRLHRYICASEKWRTKMTGQVLPWALGGVDLGGNLLEVGPGPGITTETLRTKVERMTAVEIDPTLAASLHSRMANTNVTVLHMDATELPRPSRPFDSAACFTMLHHVPSPAAQDALFARIAAVLKPGGVFVGIDSLPSLRFRLAHLNDTMTLVDPDGLPARLTAAGFTDVQVEQTPGRFRFTARAGN
- a CDS encoding tyrosine-protein phosphatase, translating into MTELHVNSNSIPNARGSVDDPEGRLRRVAGLHNLRDLGGYSVTGGGRTRWGLLFRGGIIGALSPHTEAEMLALGLRTVVDLRDPDELVAPQLDEDASLTAHRNPIYIERIGAWQAESLEALYGQILTVCAAEIAAAVEMLAAPGALPGLVHCSAGKDRTGLVIGILLSALGVPDDVVAEDYARTEQLITPEDRERMLAKAASMGLSDERAQMLMGSPPHVMQASLDAMRETHADARSYLLAHGVRPESLDALRTALVDA